A genomic region of Leptolyngbya sp. NIES-2104 contains the following coding sequences:
- a CDS encoding Spy/CpxP family protein refolding chaperone, producing the protein MLRRVAIVVASSVLVLFGSAAVLRAIDFRYSDSIAQVPPAGDRPGRGEMGLLRELNLSADQMSRIQQIRSRYRDQMKSDRDAARQAQQDLRTLMAGTASDDQIREKFRQVKELRTKIADAQFNSMLEIRNVLSPEQRQKFAQRMEQRRGRGRDRLPERTPGI; encoded by the coding sequence ATGTTGCGGCGTGTTGCGATCGTGGTGGCTTCATCGGTTCTGGTGCTATTTGGAAGTGCAGCGGTTTTAAGAGCGATCGATTTTCGCTACTCCGATTCGATCGCGCAAGTTCCACCAGCGGGTGATCGTCCTGGAAGGGGTGAAATGGGATTGTTGCGAGAGTTGAATTTGTCAGCGGATCAGATGAGTCGGATTCAGCAAATTCGATCGCGCTATCGGGATCAGATGAAGAGCGATCGAGATGCTGCCCGTCAAGCTCAACAAGACCTCCGAACTCTGATGGCGGGCACTGCATCGGATGACCAAATCCGGGAGAAGTTTCGCCAAGTTAAAGAACTGAGAACAAAGATTGCAGATGCTCAGTTCAACAGTATGTTAGAGATTCGCAATGTGCTAAGTCCAGAGCAAAGACAAAAATTTGCCCAGCGGATGGAGCAGCGTCGAGGGAGAGGGCGCGATCGCTTACCAGAAAGAACTCCGGGAATTTAG
- a CDS encoding sigma-70 family RNA polymerase sigma factor, which translates to MTTAAISWIGSTFSVQVNPSSNSPDQSERDLITACVAGDTQSFRRLYRRYQNRVRALLFQLCDADAIDDLVQEVFLRVWKGLPKFRQNAQFSTWLYRIVWNVASDYRQAAAVRRSRLEILTQHAPKQQEAPDLIQLHYEDIVMRGLKELSFDHRTILVLHDLEGMPQKEVAEILEIPIGTVKSRLFHARGAMRQFLDRQGVQL; encoded by the coding sequence GTGACAACGGCAGCGATTTCTTGGATTGGTTCTACATTCTCGGTGCAAGTGAATCCCTCATCGAATTCTCCGGATCAGTCGGAACGCGACTTGATCACGGCTTGCGTTGCTGGAGATACTCAGAGCTTTCGCCGTCTTTACAGGCGCTACCAAAACCGTGTCCGAGCATTGCTCTTTCAACTCTGTGATGCGGACGCGATCGATGATCTCGTTCAAGAAGTGTTTCTCCGCGTCTGGAAAGGATTGCCCAAATTCCGGCAGAATGCCCAGTTTTCGACTTGGCTGTATCGGATTGTATGGAATGTGGCATCAGACTATCGGCAAGCAGCGGCAGTGCGTCGATCGCGGCTCGAAATTCTCACCCAACACGCACCGAAACAGCAAGAAGCCCCTGATCTAATCCAGCTACACTACGAAGATATTGTCATGCGAGGATTAAAAGAACTGAGCTTTGATCACCGCACAATTCTTGTACTACATGATCTTGAAGGAATGCCGCAAAAAGAAGTCGCTGAGATTTTAGAAATCCCGATCGGCACAGTGAAGTCAAGATTATTTCATGCACGCGGGGCAATGCGTCAATTTCTCGATCGTCAAGGAGTCCAGTTATGA
- a CDS encoding type II toxin-antitoxin system Phd/YefM family antitoxin: MDIVSFSEARSNLKAVLDRVVEDADFTVITRRDAEDVVVMSLELFNRLMETDYLLKSPANAAHLERSIAQFKQGKVVERNLLDE; this comes from the coding sequence ATGGATATTGTCTCTTTTAGCGAAGCGAGAAGTAATCTTAAGGCTGTTTTGGATCGTGTGGTCGAAGATGCAGACTTTACGGTGATTACGCGACGAGATGCAGAGGATGTTGTGGTGATGTCGCTGGAATTGTTTAATCGCTTGATGGAAACCGATTACTTGCTCAAATCTCCAGCAAATGCAGCCCATTTAGAACGGTCGATCGCTCAATTTAAGCAGGGAAAAGTGGTAGAGCGGAATCTGTTGGATGAGTAG
- a CDS encoding Txe/YoeB family addiction module toxin: MSRKLVWTEEAWSDYVYWQGQDKKTLKRINKLIDATMRSPLEGIGKPEALSGNLTGFWSRRIDETNRLIYAVDDDYLTIIACRYHYSD, encoded by the coding sequence ATGAGTAGAAAGCTTGTTTGGACAGAGGAAGCTTGGAGCGATTATGTATATTGGCAAGGTCAAGATAAAAAGACGCTAAAGCGCATTAATAAGTTGATTGATGCAACGATGCGATCGCCCCTTGAAGGAATCGGAAAACCAGAAGCGCTTAGTGGAAATTTGACCGGATTCTGGTCGCGTCGCATTGATGAAACCAATCGATTAATTTACGCCGTTGATGATGACTATTTGACGATCATTGCTTGTCGCTACCACTACTCCGATTGA
- a CDS encoding SDR family oxidoreductase, translating to MSSQVILITGASAGIGAALAQTLADRFPNIKLILAARSIDKLERIADRARQSGAEVLVVATDMGEPDQVQALAKTAIDKFGRVDVLVNNAGYGQMGPVELIPIESVQRQFQVNVIGAIGLIQAFIPVMRDQGGGKIINVSSLGGRIAFPFCGMYSASKFALESLSDSLRRELAPFNIRVSVIEPGPVSTEFFEVVEREVDTTMPNGKNTPYRAAFENLENLDKLTKRQAWSSERVADVIVKAIVAKRPQPRYIAATAGGLTVFMMTKVLPTWIVDLFWQKFYAIDRVAKDWKTRQPSL from the coding sequence ATGTCTTCTCAAGTGATTTTAATTACGGGTGCTTCGGCAGGAATCGGAGCCGCACTTGCCCAAACCCTCGCCGATCGCTTTCCCAATATCAAACTCATTCTTGCGGCTCGAAGCATCGATAAATTAGAACGCATTGCCGATCGCGCTCGTCAATCTGGTGCAGAAGTTCTCGTCGTTGCAACCGATATGGGAGAGCCGGATCAGGTGCAAGCGCTGGCAAAAACCGCGATCGACAAATTTGGGCGAGTCGATGTCTTGGTGAATAACGCCGGATATGGACAGATGGGACCCGTGGAACTCATCCCGATCGAATCGGTACAGCGTCAGTTTCAGGTGAATGTGATTGGTGCGATCGGGCTGATTCAGGCATTTATTCCAGTCATGCGCGATCAAGGTGGCGGAAAAATTATTAATGTCAGTTCGCTGGGGGGTCGAATTGCGTTTCCCTTCTGCGGCATGTATAGCGCTTCTAAGTTTGCCTTGGAATCTCTCAGCGATAGTTTACGACGAGAATTAGCCCCGTTCAATATTCGGGTGAGCGTGATCGAACCGGGTCCTGTGAGTACGGAATTTTTCGAGGTGGTTGAACGTGAAGTGGATACCACGATGCCCAACGGGAAGAATACACCGTATCGCGCCGCATTTGAGAATCTAGAAAACTTAGATAAACTAACAAAACGTCAGGCTTGGAGTTCGGAGCGGGTAGCAGATGTGATCGTAAAAGCGATCGTTGCCAAGCGACCCCAGCCCCGATACATTGCAGCCACGGCTGGAGGCTTGACTGTGTTCATGATGACAAAGGTACTGCCAACATGGATCGTCGATCTTTTCTGGCAAAAATTCTACGCGATCGACCGCGTTGCCAAAGATTGGAAAACTCGCCAACCCTCCCTGTAA
- a CDS encoding succinate--CoA ligase subunit beta has product MDRRSFLAKILRDRPRCQRLENSPTLPVMDLLEYQAKDLFREVGIPVLPSQCIQRPTDLKALKIPYPIALKSQVYMGERGRVGGVRFVSNTIDAIAAAHSIFNLPIMGEYPKVLLAEAKYEAQQELYLAIALNQSIRRPVILGSAKGGIDVQTAIDEMQHVVIDQEFSSFYARRLALKMGLQGNLINSFSDIVERMYRLFTDKDLDLVEINPLGVNARGEVMALDGKITVNDAALGRHPALAALDNRPQKFVLDRLPDSLTTIDPQGQIAVLCNGAALTMATMDLISQSGGKLLHYLNIGSETHHTWQPEILCDRLEQGLTMLAKNKQVKTILVNIVGGAVPSDQIANAIVRFLRPPAPTRAVSQELKISRGAPLPKIVVRLLGANIEAAKEHLSVTPALVMEDLDSAIAQLLILTKKRES; this is encoded by the coding sequence ATGGATCGTCGATCTTTTCTGGCAAAAATTCTACGCGATCGACCGCGTTGCCAAAGATTGGAAAACTCGCCAACCCTCCCTGTAATGGATCTCCTGGAATATCAAGCTAAAGATTTGTTTCGAGAAGTCGGGATTCCGGTTCTGCCTTCTCAATGTATTCAGCGTCCAACCGATTTGAAAGCTCTGAAAATCCCGTATCCGATCGCGCTCAAATCCCAGGTTTATATGGGTGAGCGCGGTCGAGTTGGAGGAGTGCGATTTGTCTCGAATACAATCGATGCGATCGCTGCTGCTCACTCGATTTTTAATCTGCCGATTATGGGCGAATATCCGAAAGTGCTCTTAGCAGAAGCGAAATACGAGGCGCAACAAGAACTCTATTTAGCGATCGCGCTGAATCAATCGATTCGCCGCCCGGTGATTCTGGGATCGGCAAAGGGCGGGATCGATGTGCAAACTGCGATCGATGAAATGCAGCACGTCGTAATTGATCAAGAATTCTCTTCGTTCTATGCTCGTCGTTTAGCGCTGAAGATGGGACTACAAGGGAATTTGATCAATTCGTTTAGCGATATCGTTGAGCGAATGTACCGATTGTTTACTGATAAAGATTTAGATTTGGTTGAGATCAATCCTTTGGGAGTCAATGCCAGAGGGGAAGTCATGGCACTCGATGGCAAGATCACCGTTAACGATGCGGCGTTAGGACGACATCCAGCTTTAGCGGCATTGGACAATCGACCTCAGAAATTTGTGCTCGATCGCTTACCGGATTCCTTAACCACAATCGATCCCCAAGGACAGATTGCCGTTTTGTGTAACGGTGCTGCGCTGACGATGGCAACGATGGATTTGATCAGTCAATCGGGCGGAAAACTGTTGCATTACCTCAATATTGGCAGCGAGACGCATCACACTTGGCAACCGGAAATTTTGTGCGATCGTCTAGAGCAAGGCTTGACGATGTTGGCGAAAAATAAGCAAGTCAAAACAATTCTGGTCAATATTGTGGGGGGAGCGGTTCCGAGCGATCAGATTGCCAATGCGATCGTGCGATTCCTCCGTCCGCCTGCTCCCACAAGAGCCGTCAGCCAAGAACTGAAAATTAGTCGGGGCGCTCCTTTGCCCAAAATCGTTGTTCGCTTGTTAGGAGCGAATATAGAAGCCGCAAAAGAGCACCTCTCGGTTACTCCAGCTCTAGTGATGGAAGACTTGGATAGTGCGATCGCGCAGTTGCTGATTTTGACAAAGAAGCGGGAGTCTTAA
- a CDS encoding succinate--CoA ligase subunit alpha has translation MNFTPASKVIVQGILEPLGKLYAPLMQDYGTQIVAGVSPGQGGQVLAGIPVFDMLEQALPKVGAVDTTVIFSPPYAALDAALEAIAVGIRQIVLISQGIPPLDMVHLIRKAEATDTLIVGPNSPGVIVPGQMLLGIHPPEFYRPGSVGLLSRNGTLTYEVAWTLTQAGFGQSIAVSMGGDQITGSTFPQWLQILDEDDQTDVIVLVGEIGGDYEETAAHYIAEAIDKPVIAYVAGRSAPRNRRMGHAGAIIESQAANLGPDLGTAESKVSAFKRAGIPVADRPSEIPEIVKRILKTPARRAI, from the coding sequence ATGAATTTTACGCCAGCCAGCAAAGTCATTGTGCAGGGCATTCTAGAGCCATTGGGAAAACTTTATGCACCGCTCATGCAGGATTATGGCACACAAATTGTCGCCGGAGTCAGTCCGGGACAGGGGGGTCAGGTGCTTGCCGGAATTCCTGTGTTTGACATGCTTGAACAGGCGTTACCGAAAGTAGGCGCAGTGGATACGACAGTGATTTTTTCGCCTCCTTATGCGGCGTTGGATGCAGCACTCGAAGCGATCGCGGTTGGCATTCGTCAAATCGTCCTGATTAGTCAGGGAATTCCCCCTCTTGATATGGTACACCTGATCCGTAAAGCTGAGGCAACCGATACGTTGATTGTCGGTCCGAACAGTCCGGGCGTGATTGTTCCCGGACAGATGTTACTCGGAATTCATCCACCGGAATTTTATAGACCGGGATCGGTCGGGCTGTTGAGCCGAAATGGAACGCTCACGTATGAGGTAGCTTGGACACTCACACAAGCGGGGTTTGGTCAGTCGATCGCGGTGAGTATGGGCGGCGACCAGATCACGGGTTCGACTTTTCCGCAGTGGCTCCAGATTTTAGATGAAGACGATCAGACGGATGTGATTGTGTTGGTCGGTGAGATTGGCGGCGATTATGAAGAAACAGCAGCCCACTATATTGCAGAAGCGATCGATAAACCTGTGATTGCGTATGTTGCGGGTCGGAGTGCACCTCGAAATCGCAGAATGGGACATGCAGGAGCGATTATCGAATCACAAGCTGCGAATCTAGGACCTGATTTGGGCACCGCAGAAAGTAAAGTATCGGCATTTAAACGGGCAGGAATCCCAGTAGCCGATCGACCCTCTGAGATTCCTGAGATTGTAAAACGAATTTTGAAAACGCCTGCGAGAAGAGCGATTTAA
- a CDS encoding DUF4383 domain-containing protein, with amino-acid sequence MQDKFKLSFKSLADTERAIALILGVIFLTIGIAGFIPAFMAFPGDAPVTGVYIPRLSSSDGYGHLFGLFPTNYVHDALHIVVGLLGIAAATSFSGSLVYNQGFAIVYTAIVLFGLIPATNTTFGLMPIYGNNIWFNALTAVLAAYAGFVKPAEIAKATEA; translated from the coding sequence ATGCAAGACAAATTCAAACTTTCCTTTAAGAGCTTAGCCGACACCGAAAGAGCGATCGCGCTGATTCTCGGTGTCATCTTCTTGACCATTGGTATTGCTGGTTTTATTCCCGCGTTCATGGCATTTCCAGGAGACGCGCCTGTGACGGGTGTGTATATTCCTCGCCTTTCTTCGTCTGATGGTTACGGTCATTTGTTCGGACTGTTCCCCACTAACTATGTGCATGATGCACTGCACATCGTGGTTGGACTGCTTGGAATTGCAGCCGCTACCAGCTTTAGTGGTTCATTGGTGTACAACCAAGGATTCGCGATCGTATACACTGCGATCGTCTTGTTCGGTTTGATCCCCGCAACGAATACCACGTTTGGACTGATGCCGATTTATGGCAATAATATCTGGTTCAATGCCCTGACCGCAGTGTTGGCAGCATACGCCGGATTCGTCAAGCCTGCGGAAATTGCAAAAGCAACCGAGGCGTAG
- a CDS encoding bifunctional heptose 7-phosphate kinase/heptose 1-phosphate adenyltransferase, with protein sequence MTDGIELLRANRDRLVELIDRFAQATVLVVGDLTLDEFLNGEVERVSREAPVLILRHEETQQIPGGGANAVYNFAQLGAKVKAVGLLGKDIQGEALARLFSAAEIDTDGIFWDVDRPTVTKTRISGHSRQSVMQQIVRVDRKSNELPALELQQQLAAYIRDQIDQVDAVVCSDYGDGTLTQPVIEAALEHPRTIVDSQKQIPRYQDAMIFTPNLPEAELAVGYAIENAESLSRAGRDLLRLTHAQYILITRGEQGMALFDRLGNEQHVPAFNRTKVFDVTGAGDTVVAALTLGLIADATVWEAVVLGNLAASIVVRRFGTTTTTAAEMKAELEKMIERSELSAVPNR encoded by the coding sequence ATGACGGATGGAATAGAGTTACTCAGAGCGAATCGCGATCGCTTAGTCGAGTTAATCGATCGGTTTGCCCAAGCAACGGTGCTAGTCGTGGGAGATTTGACGCTAGATGAATTTCTCAATGGAGAAGTCGAACGAGTTTCGCGTGAAGCTCCGGTGTTGATTCTGCGACACGAGGAAACCCAACAGATTCCCGGTGGTGGCGCGAATGCGGTTTATAACTTTGCTCAATTAGGAGCCAAAGTGAAAGCGGTTGGACTACTCGGTAAAGATATTCAAGGAGAAGCCCTAGCGCGATTGTTTAGCGCCGCAGAGATTGATACGGATGGAATTTTTTGGGATGTCGATCGACCCACTGTAACGAAGACTCGAATTTCAGGACATTCCCGCCAATCGGTGATGCAGCAGATTGTGAGAGTCGATCGTAAATCGAATGAGCTACCTGCACTAGAACTTCAACAACAGTTAGCTGCTTATATTCGCGACCAGATTGATCAAGTCGATGCTGTGGTTTGTTCTGACTATGGGGATGGAACATTGACACAACCGGTGATCGAAGCCGCGTTAGAACATCCAAGAACGATCGTTGATTCTCAGAAGCAGATTCCGCGCTATCAAGATGCAATGATTTTCACCCCGAATCTACCCGAAGCGGAATTAGCCGTGGGATATGCGATCGAGAATGCTGAATCCTTGTCGAGAGCAGGACGGGATTTGCTGCGGCTCACTCATGCTCAGTATATTTTGATCACTCGCGGCGAACAGGGGATGGCATTGTTCGATCGATTGGGAAATGAACAGCATGTTCCTGCTTTTAATCGAACGAAAGTGTTTGATGTGACGGGTGCAGGGGATACCGTTGTTGCAGCATTAACTTTGGGATTGATCGCGGATGCAACGGTTTGGGAAGCAGTGGTTTTGGGGAATTTGGCGGCGAGTATTGTGGTGAGGCGATTTGGAACGACAACGACGACAGCAGCGGAAATGAAAGCGGAATTGGAGAAAATGATTGAGCGATCGGAGTTAAGCGCAGTTCCGAATCGTTAG
- a CDS encoding DoxX family protein, producing the protein MATSSLLIKLLKPTVAPNFWSQTTWAILRAVLGIMMVHNGLDKFGDIQSFAQGYVEVIGLPFPIFFSYLAALTETVAAPLVAIGFLTRPAALGLFSTMCVAMYHHILVAGLNLPYLELSAIYAACFLVFAVNGGGLFSTDALIANWLDASSLSIQAKRLMRLEKAYQASSAEQKQADVAQP; encoded by the coding sequence ATGGCGACCTCTTCCCTCCTGATAAAGCTACTGAAGCCAACTGTCGCTCCCAACTTCTGGTCACAAACAACTTGGGCGATTCTGCGCGCCGTTCTTGGCATCATGATGGTTCACAATGGACTCGACAAGTTCGGAGACATCCAAAGTTTTGCACAAGGTTATGTTGAAGTCATCGGTCTGCCCTTCCCGATCTTTTTCAGTTATCTCGCTGCACTAACTGAAACGGTCGCTGCGCCATTAGTCGCGATCGGCTTTTTGACTCGTCCGGCGGCTCTCGGATTGTTCAGCACGATGTGTGTTGCAATGTATCACCACATTCTCGTCGCTGGCTTGAATCTGCCTTATCTGGAGCTATCCGCAATCTATGCAGCCTGCTTCCTCGTCTTTGCTGTGAATGGCGGAGGTTTGTTCTCAACCGATGCTTTGATTGCAAACTGGTTAGATGCAAGTTCTTTATCGATTCAGGCGAAGCGACTGATGCGTTTAGAGAAAGCGTATCAAGCATCTAGCGCCGAGCAAAAGCAAGCTGACGTAGCTCAACCGTAA
- a CDS encoding TROVE domain-containing protein, with the protein MSYKFYTQNKTPQTRSIPGRETEMIQGRSGGWMFKTDIWTVLRRCLLLGTAQSTYYAGKHELTSEFIDVVRSAIEQNSAQVAQEILYASDGRSINNSAPILALVLLSMGETPEAKRAFTEIFPQVVRTGSHFYEWMSYTKSMRGFGKVVREAGKAWLSRDDVKGLTYQLLKYQQRQGFSHRDALRLFHVKPPTENHDRLFQWVTQGWDNLPKQIDSDVLAQIWWYEWLKRNPNQTHRAIQQGRLTHEMVAPVGNMDQKAWQLLFEEMPIGAMLRNLGSLTQLGVLNADHKKNLERVASVLNNAEHLRKGRIHPIDVLKALKTYKSGGQLGRSQKTWTPVSRVNHILEQALELSFNVLSATEQVFLHAIDVSGSMSYYSVDSIGLTCCEIATVMALATAKAEKYSKIRGFATEFRDLKITSRDSFGEAIAKATDQNFGGTDASVAYEWAIKQRFKADLFCFWTDCESWAGRQHPSQALALYRRKVNPNAKAIYISLAPYNISLVDPQDPLSWDIAGFDPGTPRLIQMLATGEVR; encoded by the coding sequence ATGTCATACAAGTTTTATACCCAAAACAAAACGCCTCAAACTCGATCGATTCCAGGTCGCGAAACCGAAATGATCCAAGGTCGATCAGGTGGCTGGATGTTCAAAACTGATATTTGGACAGTTCTACGTCGATGCTTACTCCTTGGAACCGCTCAAAGTACTTACTATGCGGGTAAGCATGAACTAACGAGCGAATTTATTGATGTGGTGAGAAGCGCGATCGAGCAAAATTCCGCTCAGGTTGCCCAAGAAATTCTCTACGCCAGCGATGGTCGATCGATTAACAACAGCGCTCCAATTCTCGCTTTGGTCTTACTTTCAATGGGTGAAACTCCCGAAGCAAAACGCGCCTTTACCGAAATCTTTCCGCAAGTCGTTCGGACTGGAAGCCATTTCTACGAGTGGATGAGCTATACAAAATCGATGCGCGGATTTGGTAAAGTCGTGCGCGAAGCGGGGAAAGCTTGGCTGTCTCGCGATGATGTGAAAGGCTTGACGTATCAATTGTTGAAATACCAACAGCGTCAAGGATTTTCACATCGAGACGCGCTGCGATTGTTTCATGTGAAGCCACCAACTGAAAACCACGATCGCTTATTTCAATGGGTCACTCAGGGCTGGGACAACTTACCGAAGCAAATCGATTCTGATGTCTTAGCTCAGATTTGGTGGTACGAATGGCTCAAGCGCAATCCCAATCAAACACACCGAGCTATTCAGCAAGGGCGTTTAACTCATGAGATGGTTGCTCCAGTGGGCAACATGGATCAAAAAGCTTGGCAACTTCTATTTGAAGAAATGCCGATCGGGGCAATGTTGCGAAACTTAGGATCATTGACTCAATTAGGTGTATTAAACGCAGACCACAAAAAGAACTTAGAGCGAGTCGCTTCTGTGTTGAACAATGCAGAACACTTGCGAAAAGGTCGAATTCACCCGATCGATGTTCTCAAAGCGCTGAAAACCTACAAATCTGGTGGACAACTCGGACGCAGCCAAAAAACTTGGACACCAGTTTCTCGTGTGAACCACATCTTAGAGCAAGCGTTAGAACTCTCATTCAATGTTCTATCTGCAACTGAGCAAGTGTTTTTACATGCGATCGATGTTTCTGGATCAATGTCTTACTACAGCGTCGATTCGATCGGATTAACTTGCTGTGAGATTGCGACCGTGATGGCACTCGCAACCGCGAAAGCAGAGAAATACTCTAAGATTCGTGGATTTGCAACGGAGTTCCGCGACTTGAAGATCACATCGCGAGATAGTTTTGGTGAAGCGATCGCGAAAGCGACTGATCAAAACTTTGGTGGAACGGATGCTTCAGTTGCTTATGAGTGGGCAATCAAGCAGCGATTCAAAGCCGATCTCTTCTGCTTCTGGACAGATTGTGAAAGCTGGGCAGGAAGACAACATCCGAGTCAAGCTTTAGCACTCTATCGCCGTAAGGTGAATCCGAATGCAAAAGCAATCTACATTTCGCTAGCTCCGTACAATATTTCGCTGGTTGATCCTCAAGATCCGCTTTCTTGGGATATTGCAGGATTCGATCCGGGTACACCCCGATTGATTCAAATGCTGGCAACCGGGGAAGTTCGTTAG
- a CDS encoding RtcB family protein yields MPYEPLNLSTDKPVLSWANHELGSAETKMAKNVASLPFVFKHVSLMPDVHLGKGALVGSVIATKDAIIPAAVGVDIGCGMAAIKTPYTGDQLEGKLKQIRLDLEAVVPTGFNENKESDRQVSNWQGWQQFKTLHPGVKDLETKALRQMGSLGGGNHFLELCLDENNVVWLMLHSGSRHIGNILAQRHIDTAKTLAKMTDTKLPDPDLAHFVQGTEEFNQYWHDLQWAQDYARFNRVVMMTRFKRVVEKHLAGGKPMKPLLEVNCHHNYAEKEVHFGEDVFVTRKGAVRARSEDLGIIPGSMGAKSYIVRGKGNLESYCSCSHGAGRLMSRNLAKKTYTLDDLIEQTQGVECRKDEGVLDEIPGAYKSIEQVMANQADLVEVVATLKQVLCVKG; encoded by the coding sequence ATGCCTTACGAACCCTTAAATCTTTCAACTGACAAACCTGTTTTATCCTGGGCAAATCACGAACTCGGAAGCGCTGAAACCAAGATGGCGAAAAATGTCGCCTCTCTGCCGTTTGTGTTCAAGCACGTTTCTCTAATGCCAGATGTGCATTTAGGAAAAGGGGCGCTTGTGGGTTCCGTAATTGCCACCAAAGATGCAATTATTCCGGCAGCCGTGGGAGTCGATATCGGGTGTGGAATGGCGGCAATCAAAACGCCTTACACCGGAGATCAGCTAGAAGGCAAACTGAAGCAAATTCGGTTAGACCTCGAAGCGGTAGTTCCGACTGGATTTAATGAGAACAAAGAAAGCGATCGACAAGTCTCCAACTGGCAAGGTTGGCAACAGTTCAAAACGCTCCATCCGGGTGTAAAAGATCTTGAAACCAAAGCACTACGCCAAATGGGTTCGCTCGGTGGTGGAAATCACTTCTTAGAACTCTGTTTGGATGAAAATAACGTCGTTTGGTTGATGCTGCACTCTGGTTCTCGACACATCGGAAACATTCTGGCTCAACGTCATATTGATACCGCGAAAACGCTAGCAAAAATGACGGATACGAAGCTACCTGATCCGGATTTAGCTCACTTTGTTCAAGGCACTGAGGAGTTCAACCAGTACTGGCACGATCTCCAATGGGCACAGGACTATGCTCGATTCAATCGGGTAGTGATGATGACTCGGTTTAAGCGCGTCGTCGAAAAGCATCTTGCAGGTGGAAAACCGATGAAGCCGCTGCTCGAAGTGAACTGTCACCATAACTATGCAGAAAAAGAGGTGCATTTTGGCGAAGACGTGTTCGTGACTCGAAAAGGAGCCGTTCGCGCCCGTTCCGAAGACCTCGGCATCATTCCCGGCAGCATGGGTGCAAAGTCCTACATTGTGCGTGGAAAAGGCAATCTCGAAAGCTATTGCTCTTGTTCTCACGGCGCAGGTCGCTTGATGTCTCGGAACTTAGCGAAGAAAACCTACACGCTCGATGACCTCATCGAGCAGACTCAAGGCGTTGAGTGTCGCAAAGATGAAGGTGTTCTCGATGAAATTCCGGGAGCTTATAAGTCGATCGAGCAAGTCATGGCAAACCAAGCCGATTTAGTTGAAGTCGTCGCAACCTTGAAACAAGTGTTGTGTGTGAAAGGGTGA
- a CDS encoding DUF4278 domain-containing protein, with protein MRLIYRGVEYEYDPTQGTRDDRFSQFREPITLTYRGNRYQLDPNRPARSTVELQPRELIYRGNRYWVGYPDGKPMLTNATRSQPVATLNSTHRENLQRNLQRRIEIARQKGDNALLTLLEAERRQIA; from the coding sequence ATGAGACTGATTTACCGTGGTGTCGAATACGAATACGACCCGACTCAAGGCACACGCGACGATCGCTTTTCCCAATTCCGTGAGCCGATCACTCTAACCTACCGTGGCAACCGCTATCAACTCGATCCGAACCGCCCCGCTCGATCAACGGTTGAACTACAGCCGCGTGAATTGATTTATCGTGGCAATCGCTACTGGGTGGGTTATCCAGATGGCAAGCCAATGTTGACCAATGCAACTCGATCGCAACCAGTCGCAACCTTGAACAGCACGCATCGCGAGAACTTGCAGCGGAATTTGCAGCGTCGGATTGAGATTGCTCGTCAGAAAGGCGATAACGCACTCCTGACACTGCTTGAGGCAGAACGCCGTCAGATTGCTTAA